From a region of the Triticum aestivum cultivar Chinese Spring chromosome 7D, IWGSC CS RefSeq v2.1, whole genome shotgun sequence genome:
- the LOC123164821 gene encoding uncharacterized protein, whose product MRRRPPSSPTVCLLCHRPHLLPLGAAHLKRMSAAPPLPDSVASRGRRPRLPRRGASPPTTSMPIPPPAPPPPTFSLSLFPWPAHACGGRPATRHLRPVVVGGCSSTAVVQKHSFAWPRRICARAALGEEPPCSAATWFAPLLSATGRGPRDGDATGSATEVLEVARSDRRPKCFVVETTDGTIAVASVFRGHQEAVHYRDHKFLSKAVEEGVNCGHGGLFGSDAMDAAALSHRPPP is encoded by the exons ATGCGCCGCCGCCCACCATCTTCCCCCACCGTCTGCCTGCTTTGCCACCGCCCCCACCTTCTCCCCCTCGGCGCAGCACATCTGAAACGAATGAGCGCAGCACCTCCTCTCCCGGATTCCGTCGCATCCCGtggtcgccgccctcgtctccctCGGCGCGGCGCTTCCCCACCGACGACCTCGATGCCCATCCCCCCACCGGCGCCGCCCCCACcaaccttctctctctctctcttcccttgGCCGGCGCACGCTTGTGGAGGCAGACCCGCGACGCGCCACCTCCGCCCCGTCGTCGTCGGCGGCTGCTCGTCAACGGCCGTGGTCCAGAAGCACAGCTTCGCCTGGCCGCGACGGATCTGCGCAAGGGCCGCGCTGGGCGAGGAGCCCCCATGCTCGGCCGCCACTTGGTTCGCTCCTCTtctttcggccaccgggagaggaCCTCGTGACGGCGATGCTACCGGATCCGCGACGGAGGTGCTCGAGGTCGCGCGCAGCGACAGGAGGCCGAAATGTTTTG TTGTGGAGACCACGGATGGGACTATCGCAGTTGCTTCTGTGTTTCGCGGGCATCAGGAAG CGGTACATTACAGGGATCACAAGTTCTTGTCGAAAGCGGTAGAAGAGGGAGTTAACTGTGGCCATGGAGGCCTGTTTGGCTCCGACGCCATGGATGCCGCTGCGCTCTCtcatcgtcctcctccctga